One region of bacterium genomic DNA includes:
- a CDS encoding exopolysaccharide biosynthesis polyprenyl glycosylphosphotransferase, with amino-acid sequence MREFVVAVPRQRVVSRAAARAVSAVSLAACDLAALALALAAAVAVRAEILPVISPAFARPTYPLVHYLALWWVPVAYLGCLAYAGLYTRRDPYWEEVRRCLLGASASGLVILAVLSAAKISDDMSRPVVVLAWAGLLVVLPLLRLATKEALVALGPWRKRALLLGCGPVADAVVAALRRHKTLGYEVVEVLTDPAAVPRRAVALDAREIIVTTSALGRAELLTLVERVRPVAENVLIAPDLWEVPVLGVEVLGFVEDRALLLRVPNNLLKPWNLAVKRWFDLCVGTALAVLCLPVVAAAATAIRIGSAGPAFHVEPRIGRGQGRFACYKLRTMYVDADQRLEAHLARHGGAAAEWARYRKLRGDDPRVTPVGRVLRRYGLDEVPQLWNVLRGDMSLVGPRPYLPREMTLVDEDGMLDVRPGLTGLWQVSGKNALPFRERTRLDRWYVNNWSLWLDMIVLAKTMPVVLRGETRAAAASIDEVADEVSTA; translated from the coding sequence ATGAGAGAGTTCGTCGTTGCGGTGCCGAGGCAACGGGTCGTGTCCCGCGCGGCGGCGCGGGCAGTATCGGCGGTGTCTCTTGCCGCCTGCGACCTCGCCGCGCTAGCGCTGGCGCTCGCCGCCGCGGTGGCGGTACGCGCCGAGATCCTTCCGGTGATCTCGCCGGCGTTTGCCCGCCCAACGTACCCGCTCGTGCACTATCTTGCTCTCTGGTGGGTCCCGGTCGCGTATCTCGGCTGCCTGGCGTACGCCGGGCTGTACACGCGCCGGGACCCCTACTGGGAGGAAGTGCGGCGCTGCCTCCTCGGCGCGTCCGCGAGCGGGCTCGTCATCCTCGCGGTGCTCTCCGCGGCCAAGATCAGCGACGACATGTCGCGGCCGGTTGTGGTGCTGGCGTGGGCGGGGCTGCTCGTGGTCCTGCCGTTGCTCCGGCTGGCGACGAAGGAAGCGCTGGTCGCGCTTGGCCCGTGGCGCAAGCGGGCGTTGCTCCTCGGGTGCGGGCCTGTGGCGGACGCCGTCGTTGCGGCGCTGCGTCGGCACAAGACCCTCGGGTACGAGGTCGTCGAGGTCCTGACCGACCCGGCCGCGGTCCCGCGCCGCGCGGTCGCGCTGGACGCCCGAGAGATCATCGTGACGACGTCGGCGCTGGGGCGGGCGGAACTCCTGACGCTGGTCGAGCGCGTTCGTCCGGTCGCCGAGAACGTCCTGATCGCGCCGGATCTGTGGGAGGTGCCCGTGCTGGGGGTGGAGGTGCTGGGGTTCGTGGAGGACCGCGCCCTGCTGCTCCGGGTGCCCAACAATCTGTTGAAGCCCTGGAACCTGGCCGTGAAGCGGTGGTTCGACCTGTGTGTGGGGACCGCGCTTGCCGTGCTGTGCCTCCCCGTCGTGGCTGCGGCGGCGACAGCGATCCGGATCGGCTCCGCGGGCCCCGCGTTTCACGTCGAGCCCAGGATCGGGCGGGGTCAGGGGCGGTTTGCGTGCTACAAGCTGCGGACGATGTACGTGGATGCGGACCAGCGGCTCGAGGCGCACTTGGCGCGGCACGGGGGGGCCGCAGCCGAGTGGGCCCGTTATCGGAAGCTCCGGGGGGACGATCCGCGGGTGACCCCGGTCGGCCGCGTGCTCCGCCGGTACGGTCTCGACGAAGTCCCGCAACTGTGGAACGTGTTACGGGGCGACATGAGTCTCGTCGGGCCGCGGCCGTATCTGCCGCGGGAGATGACGCTCGTGGATGAGGATGGTATGCTTGATGTTCGTCCAGGGCTCACCGGGTTGTGGCAGGTCAGCGGGAAGAACGCGCTGCCGTTCCGGGAGCGGACGCGGCTCGATCGTTGGTACGTGAACAACTGGTCACTCTGGTTGGATATGATCGTGCTGGCAAAGACGATGCCGGTCGTGCTGCGCGGTGAGACGCGGGCGGCGGCTGCATCCATCGACGAGGTCGCAGACGAGGTGAGCACGGCGTGA
- a CDS encoding WecB/TagA/CpsF family glycosyltransferase, with protein MTRRSADLPNDDWHRIEERRPTGATARREPETGASGAEDDDWAPVVPLLGMQLHDVDLDGAVAAIFRAIDGGRRGYVVTPNAQHVVLFRRDPVFRASCEGAALRLADGMSLVWASRFFGRPLPARVAGSDLLPAVCRVAAARGKTIFLCGGRSGVAQQAAEALTRRYPGLRVAGTFTPAERFHWVGEAGDDAVRAVRDARPDVLFVGLGAPTQEAWVHEHWDQLHVPVAVCCGAALDYAAGTRRRAPGWMRRAGLEWFWRLAGEPRRLWRRYLVLNVVFLGICFTEWCRVRFRPGGR; from the coding sequence ATGACGCGACGTTCCGCGGACCTGCCCAACGACGACTGGCACCGAATCGAGGAGCGCCGTCCCACAGGGGCAACGGCGAGGAGGGAGCCCGAGACGGGAGCCTCAGGGGCGGAGGACGACGACTGGGCGCCGGTCGTGCCCCTACTGGGGATGCAGCTCCACGACGTGGATCTCGATGGTGCAGTCGCGGCGATCTTCCGGGCGATCGACGGAGGCCGCCGCGGGTATGTCGTCACGCCCAATGCGCAGCACGTGGTGCTGTTCCGCCGGGACCCTGTCTTCCGCGCGTCGTGCGAAGGAGCGGCGCTTCGGCTGGCAGATGGCATGTCCCTTGTCTGGGCGTCCCGCTTCTTCGGTCGCCCGCTGCCGGCGCGGGTCGCCGGCTCTGACCTCCTCCCGGCGGTGTGCCGAGTCGCGGCGGCTCGCGGGAAGACCATTTTCTTGTGTGGCGGACGGTCAGGGGTGGCGCAGCAGGCCGCTGAAGCCCTCACGCGGAGGTATCCCGGGCTGCGGGTTGCCGGCACTTTTACGCCCGCGGAGCGATTCCACTGGGTGGGGGAAGCCGGGGACGACGCTGTGCGAGCGGTGCGGGATGCTCGACCGGACGTGTTGTTTGTCGGCCTCGGCGCGCCGACCCAGGAGGCATGGGTCCATGAGCATTGGGACCAACTCCACGTGCCTGTCGCGGTCTGCTGCGGGGCGGCCCTCGACTACGCCGCGGGCACGAGACGGCGCGCCCCGGGGTGGATGCGGCGCGCCGGTCTGGAGTGGTTCTGGCGGTTGGCGGGCGAGCCGCGCCGCCTGTGGCGGCGATATTTGGTCCTGAACGTCGTCTTTTTGGGCATATGCTTCACGGAATGGTGTCGGGTGCGCTTCCGACCAGGGGGACGATGA
- a CDS encoding glycosyltransferase family 4 protein, which translates to MTRLEFALLWAYALSEMLLTCVVASRGCTRNQPMRTLLVTHLIPYPPDTGGKAVAWDTLRSLARLGSVDLCAFVPPWTRVDGMEHVSQVAGRVVTLPLRRRSPRVFFLPLCAARGVPYYILRDYSDAMRRRIREMAPAYDVIVADSLYTAPYVADLDRPRILQEHNVESHLVEAFLSRRGPLASGAGQFELRHLRAFERDSCNVFDAIVALSDLDRRRLEALGVRGPITVAPPAVDPVEATPDGPERRNVVYLGTHHWPPIADGLRWYLREVHPHVSPHLQHAQVVFAGPRPPHDVQSAAERGGIRVLGYVENTDSIYHSAAVFMVPLRIGGGVRLKILHALARGLAVVSTTAGCEGLDLVPDRHLLVADDPREFAAAVLRVLRDPELRRRLGAEGRAHVLDRFSVERRDATLAALAEKVSGKSRVTRPIPRPSRRGQP; encoded by the coding sequence GTGACCCGTCTGGAGTTTGCGCTGTTGTGGGCATATGCTCTGTCGGAGATGCTGCTGACGTGTGTCGTTGCCTCGCGAGGATGCACACGCAACCAACCCATGCGAACCCTACTGGTCACCCACCTCATCCCGTACCCTCCCGACACGGGAGGCAAGGCGGTTGCGTGGGACACATTGCGGAGTCTGGCGCGCCTGGGATCCGTTGACCTGTGCGCGTTCGTACCTCCGTGGACCCGGGTCGACGGGATGGAGCACGTATCCCAAGTCGCCGGGCGGGTGGTGACGCTGCCGCTCCGCCGCCGGTCACCTCGGGTGTTCTTCCTGCCGTTGTGCGCGGCCCGCGGCGTGCCGTACTACATCCTGCGGGACTACTCGGACGCGATGCGGCGGCGCATTCGGGAGATGGCGCCCGCGTATGACGTGATCGTGGCCGACTCATTGTACACGGCCCCATACGTCGCGGATCTGGATCGGCCTCGCATCTTGCAGGAGCACAACGTGGAGAGCCATCTCGTGGAGGCGTTTCTCTCCCGCCGGGGCCCGCTGGCGTCGGGGGCGGGGCAGTTCGAGCTGCGGCACCTCCGTGCGTTCGAACGGGACAGTTGCAACGTGTTCGACGCCATCGTGGCGTTGTCGGACCTAGATCGCCGGCGGCTTGAGGCGCTTGGGGTGCGTGGCCCGATCACCGTTGCGCCGCCGGCGGTGGACCCGGTTGAGGCCACACCGGACGGTCCTGAGCGCCGGAACGTGGTCTATCTGGGGACGCACCACTGGCCGCCGATCGCCGACGGGTTGCGCTGGTACCTCCGCGAGGTGCACCCACATGTCTCTCCGCACCTGCAACACGCGCAGGTTGTGTTTGCCGGACCGCGACCGCCGCATGACGTCCAGAGTGCAGCGGAGCGAGGCGGCATCCGGGTGTTGGGGTATGTGGAGAACACCGACTCGATCTACCACAGCGCTGCGGTCTTCATGGTACCGCTCCGCATCGGGGGAGGGGTGCGTCTGAAGATCCTGCATGCGCTCGCGCGCGGGCTCGCGGTGGTCTCGACGACGGCGGGGTGCGAGGGCCTTGACTTGGTGCCCGACCGACATCTGCTCGTCGCGGACGACCCGCGCGAGTTCGCGGCGGCGGTCCTTCGCGTGCTTCGCGATCCGGAACTTCGACGACGGCTGGGAGCCGAGGGGCGGGCCCACGTCCTCGATCGGTTCTCCGTCGAAAGAAGGGACGCCACGCTCGCGGCGCTCGCCGAGAAGGTGTCGGGAAAGAGCCGCGTCACTCGACCCATTCCTCGACCGTCGCGACGCGGACAGCCATGA
- a CDS encoding methyltransferase domain-containing protein, producing the protein MPQHPAKFGVARRLSRAINRALGVAGVRLVRTSTIRNLQAARDAADRYRIIAVEDYLVDLLRLSLRPLDPEGLVRLQIVTDHPVAIHSADHLVPHGAKHDSTRHPRFVVACGKFFGKKIFHLDLGCAGGGLVWDFLIAGHQSYGIEGSDYPLVNQRALWRVIPDNLFTADVTEPFHFVNGEGARRRFDLITAWEVLEHLPRESLPRFFENLRHNLGDRGLFVASVATVPHVDMETGTVWHVTVEPRTWWVEQFERAGFERVFDVFAHRDYVRGSANPRTDDPDHEADPDRGFHLVVRAP; encoded by the coding sequence ATGCCACAGCATCCTGCCAAGTTTGGCGTCGCGCGGCGGCTGTCCAGAGCCATCAATCGGGCGCTGGGCGTCGCTGGCGTCCGCCTGGTCCGGACGTCAACGATCAGAAACCTGCAGGCGGCGCGGGATGCGGCGGATCGGTATCGGATCATCGCGGTTGAAGACTACCTAGTCGATCTGCTGCGACTCTCCCTCCGGCCGCTCGACCCCGAAGGTCTCGTGAGGCTCCAGATTGTAACCGATCATCCTGTCGCGATACATAGTGCCGACCACCTCGTTCCACACGGTGCGAAGCACGATAGTACCCGGCATCCTCGTTTCGTCGTTGCGTGCGGTAAGTTCTTTGGCAAGAAGATCTTTCATCTCGATTTGGGATGTGCCGGAGGGGGGCTGGTGTGGGATTTCCTCATCGCGGGACACCAGTCCTACGGCATCGAGGGCAGCGACTACCCGCTCGTCAACCAACGAGCCCTGTGGCGCGTAATCCCCGATAATTTGTTCACCGCGGACGTGACCGAACCGTTCCATTTCGTCAACGGAGAGGGTGCGCGACGCAGGTTCGACCTCATCACCGCCTGGGAAGTGCTCGAGCATCTTCCGCGAGAATCGCTGCCGCGGTTCTTTGAAAACCTCCGCCACAACCTCGGTGATCGTGGCCTGTTTGTCGCCTCGGTCGCCACCGTGCCGCACGTGGACATGGAGACCGGTACAGTGTGGCATGTTACGGTCGAGCCCAGGACATGGTGGGTCGAACAGTTCGAACGCGCGGGGTTCGAACGCGTCTTTGACGTGTTCGCCCATCGAGACTATGTGAGGGGGTCGGCGAACCCGAGGACCGATGACCCGGACCACGAGGCGGATCCGGACAGAGGGTTCCATCTCGTCGTCAGGGCACCATAG